The DNA segment agcatctgaaaaactttaaaggcatttttttaattttgcagaattaaaaaaaattaggaaacatttgaataatttttaaagattagagattggaagttctgacaagattagaaaaacataataatcaagtgaattcaggaagtgtttggtagacttgatgagattcaaaaaaatttaaacctaagaagtgttttagaaacgcaagataaaccttaggaactttaaaataatctcgaaagatttcaggagaataaacaaagtttcttcaaatgcttgagaaatttagaagattataaggaaattttttctacattttaaatgatttttttaatttttgcgataaaaactcaagagagttaccaatatcttgtagaatttaaaacgtttcaaatagataataaattttcctaatattttttaaaatcctataaattaaaaataaaaagtctttaaaatctcctagcatcttttctgacacatctgatatattcgaaaatctttttttttaattttcttaagaatcttataataattatttacatataaatttttaaacaaactgataatacttatcttcttgtatatgaaatctgtacaaaatctttaatgccttaaaatatttacctcaaaattacaaaatttagcttttaaaactttattttaattgtaaaataattgtgattggaaattgattgtaaataattgtaaaataaatacaataaaatttatttttccttgattctggccgagggtcatacatggtacaaaaagccttcgtgaaatttcaaataaagactgtactctctatacattaatttttttaattaaaaataataatacttttataaatattgccaaaattcatttgaatatgatacacatttatttttattttaaaaattcctgtaaatagctaGTGTTTTACAAATTATaggatatttgtgtaccatgtatgaagaatcgcctttcaaattatagttgaagttgaagaaatagatagtgattatagcctaaaatagcatgaaaagagatgtatcaaacaagaacctagaggactttaaatgattttattttattggattaaaaaaaatattagaaaaattcgagtctttttaaaagatgtttaggacatttagaagttcggaagatatcaatgaatattttatacattttgggaaattttttcaatttttaaaatatttttaatacgtctaaaacaaaataaattccaaaaaaatatttttaacttactaaatttttcttaagatttaaaaaaagcattcagGATGTAAAAGCTTGCCTtataaacctttttgaattttttttaaagtacattttttaaaaataaaaattataaaaagtttttaaacgtttattagaaaaataatcctttttttttattttcagatcttttaatcttctaatctttaagaatgatttcattttttcttgatttttttgcaagttttaattattttttaatagtttcagaatttctgaaaatctcgtaaacttacttaaatttgatagcaaattttacaaaccaacataaacataacaaaaaatggtacaagaaaattgcgcaagaaggcttaataagaattaaatttcttttttttttaattatataatatggcaaaattacgaaataatgttaaaaaattgtgacctttttttttaattttcactcagaattcattccattccatttttagttgaaaaataaagttttaattgaaaatccaattatatgtttaaaaattgaactattctgttgtaaattcgatggtgtgtgtgtgtgttttaaaacattttttagttaaaaaatcattctaccatcgaaacttcaactattttaaaattttaattttttaaaataactgttttggttgataatttaactgttttgttgaaaaatcgattttttcattgttgaaaaaacatttttttctactaaaaatgtaactgtatcatttttagttgaatttttttagtaggaaattgacctttctcagtcaaaaattcttcctttttggtagaaaattattctccttgtttaaaaattcatctattttaatcaaaaatacatttctttggatgaaaatccattttttgctgaaacttcttttattttggtaaaaaatggttaaaagttcatctatttttttggaaatttatctattttgttaaaaaaatttttgttgttttaaaattgatttcgaaaattgtgaatttctgttttcggtagaaagttattgggctgaaaaataaattatttgtttgcaaattaaattttttgcttgtaaatttaaacattttgtggaaCCTTTGATTTTTtggagttgataattatttttcaactgaaaattcatctgttcaatttttcgttgaaacattataattttagttgaaaattaatttctttcgttgaaaattctattttttacctgaaaatttaactagtccatgtTTGATCAAacacttattgttttagtttaaaattcgtttttatagatgaaaattgatcaattttgttgacactttttttcttgaaaatttttctttttagttataaatttatcttctttgttggtgaattcttcttcttttaaaactcatttgtttcagataaaaaattgatttattttgttgaacattcgcatttatttgggtttaaaattaaattttatcaactgCAAGCTTCAGTATAGACTACAATCTTTAagttgaaaaacatattttttaaattaatttcttaggttgaaaatttaactatttggtcgaaaatttgttttttatttgtgaaaagtcaattgtttactaaaattatgactaaggcatgcagaacaaaatttgaaacattttagacccagaagtcttgtctcctatatctatttacataaacgccattatatttgcctcttcgcaataagcataatggttctaaggtaactcaggatttcaaaacctgaatagatttgaggagcagctagatcgtcattcgtgaagtcgggagagctcgtgcattttcagctttacacgaggctgggcttcgcagcatttaacagagtcgaCTCACCGACATGCTACGTTTCAATGTGTCGCTCTCAGATGGGAGAGTGGTAGGGGCTGAAAggtcccacgttctggagacactgatgtCGTGTGCgaacttgtgaaaaaattatgataaccaatattttatttacaaatattaatattcatgCTGTTTATTATTTGGATAGCATAAAATAGTTGACGACCGTGTTGCTTCTTNNNNNNNNNNNNNNNNNNNNNNNNNNNNNNNNNNNNNNNNNNNNNNNNNNNNNNNNNNNNNNNNNNNNNNNNNNNNNNNNNNNNNNNNNNNNNNNNNNNNGTGAAAAAATTATGATaaccaatattttatttacaaatattaatattcatgCTGTTTATTATTTGGATAGCATAAAATAGTTGACGACCGTGTTGCTTCTTTTCCAAATTAACGAATTTatctactttttaattaatattttatgcttAGCGATTTCGTTTAATACAAAGGATCATAACTGTAATTGATTTAACGTTTATTTGCATCAATTTATCATTGATAATGTCCTTTATCCAGTTTTGctgttcaattattttcttcatttaagaTCCTTGGTTCCTTCTATGAAGAAAGTGCTAGTATGACAAAATATTCAAGATTATCGACAAGTAATTACGTAGCTCATATGTTTGAACCGCCAAAAAGGCAAGCGAAACTTCATGTCTGACtgaattcattttataaatatatcatgCAATTATCgggtgtaaaaaaaaatttctgaaattttttaggaACATTCTTCATGtacagtttgaaaaattgaaaaaatcaggtttttttgCTCATATATAATTACATTATATATTCAGTACCCCGCAAAATCGAAAACGGGATTGATTGGATAACAATAATTAGGGGAGCGAAGTAGGAAGGTTGACATTAATTACTCACGTGAGTCaagttaattaaagtttattaaaagaaatttcgaactAACTCCCGCATTCGCCTGCACATCCACATTACCATATTTCGTTATCGCATTGTTTCAGATCGACCCGGCCGggaaaaaagaacgaaaaaaaaaccGCCGGGAGGAGTCTAGCATTTTCGTAATCACaaacgattaaatttattttactagatAACggcaatagttaaattcttaattttacaaTAAGATACTGTAGAATCGCAGAAGattcatattaattaattttagttgaatattatttCGAATGACAATCGACAAAAGCGAAGATAACTGCACTTTACGTCCACGATGTcccctttatatatttttgaagaaacttccttatcgatttacaattaaattgacaattaaaattttcaataataaattgaaaaattggcaGTTAAGACATCTAATAAATTAGTAAGGCCAATTACTGAAAAAAACTCTTGAaaggaaaaatatattgttattttttttagtttttttaagtaACCTTCGGACCTCCAAGTTTCGAACAGATTCTATTTAGTCAATGtcgttaagaaaaaaatcttgtaacCTTTACTAACGTTCTTCCTGGTGGTAAATGcgtctaattttatttattggattTATGATTACGATTGTTACTAATATGAAGTACGTAGGAGCAGTAAAGGTCACTTTTGCTGTACAAAAATGACTTGTTAAATTTATCATCAAAGTAATTGTTGCTGGTAACAACATCTCTACCAATAAAAAGCTAGTTGTCTTAAGCAacctttttttagtgaaaaagatttaaaagttcttGGGGACTCAAACAGTTTCGAGGGTAGATCAAAGAAGTATTGTTGGGACCAAAATTGGATTTCCCTATTATTGTTGGGGTTTGATTTAGGCAAATTGTCACGGGCATTACCAGCTTAGCTACGCAAAATTTTTGTGTCCATATGTGTGTCcatgtttttcatatttaaaaaaaagtgtttcttaTCCTGTAACTTACTTATGgcctatataattattatatccatagagttttttataattatcgtAGATCCCATAAGCCGTATTGGTAGTCCACTGCCCATTAAGTACCAAAGTATCACCATCCATAGCCTTGACTATCCGTGATTTACCTGCTCcaataagaaaaatgtagtcattaattaatttagagttaaaaaatacaaaacaagaattattaacaaagagTCGTCGTGAGATGCGGGTCGTTAATTTAATTGGGGCTTTACAAGACGAAAGCATATCAAACTCCATGTACAATTTACACTCGAGCGCTCGACTCGCCGCGCCACTGCACTGTAGAGCCCGGGATTACTTTTGACACTAATTTTGCGACTTAAAGATCCAGCCATATTATTTCTACAGGAGATTTTTCACGTAAATCGTAAatctcaaaacaaaaatattgcatcacgtcaattttttgtagagaaacggagtgtaaaagtaaaaaaaaatggtttttttcacttctttaaaaaatggttaacacTAAATgaccaaatgaaatattttccgctgaaaatgtttcgtttttaaaacagtcgacgctatttaccttgccgcagATGGGAtagtaggggagtaattttcctgaaaatgatTTTCCCTCACACTCGAGTCtgatcttgatgcgtggtgcttgaAGCGAATTTCTTCACTTGGTACGTACGTTGccgcggtcgtggtgggggaagagctcgaccgagaATTAGGGTAAGCGGCAAGGTGAATAGCGACAAGGTAAGCAGCGTCGACTGTAACTGTTAGCTCTTTGTATAGCCttaaaaaatcttcttcattTTTAATCTCTTTGTCTACGTTTGAAGCGAAACCCTCTTGGTATCTTTGAGGTGGAACCCCATAACTTACTTCTTGTAGAGCGTCTGACTGCAAATTGTGGGCCCTCCGCCACTTCTTCACTATTTTCCGATTATGAATTCCTTTCATCAATAGAACTTGATACATCCTCCAATTCAGTGGCATCATtacttacatttttcttgaagcTCTGGTTTCCCTTCTGTGCAcaactttaatcaattttttatattttctttggtATTTGTACGCTTATCTTTTGAACAATTCTGACCTTATATCTCTGTGTGTTGAGCAATCAAAATCCTTTTCAGGTTTTAGAGTATCCTATAAACGTCAATTCTCTTGCTTTCTCGTCCAGTTTCcgtcttttcccctttttttgacattggaaatcgatagagcgggaaattttatgttcaaatatGTATGCAGGTCATAggttcaatttgaccttgaagtGCTTTAaggttattaaaatttatatttaactacTGAATATGGCTTGttataacaaattaattccgttgatgacattttttttaaaagctgcTGCTCTCTGAGGTGTTTAAACCTTGTTTGAGTTTTAATGACCTTAGATTGATCTTCAAGGTCAAATTAAACTTAAGACCTTAATGGAAATTTAAgcgtgaaatttcccgctctatcGATTTCCGATGTCAAAAAGGGGGTTTTCCTTTattaaagttgaccttgaaatgaccttgaaggtcattTTTTGTAGGTCAGCGCCAATGTCAAATTAAAGATCACAATTTAATTTCTCgttattcaatgaaaaatattttacctgaagaAATATTAAGGGGTTTCagaactttttggacaccctgtataaataTGCCCAtgaaataattttcgaagcaTTATGTCACTAACCCGTCCACTCGTATTAAGCGCACAAAATATCAATAATTCTTAATCAGCAATGCGGACGTTGCTATCTTCATGCtttcagtattaaaaaacaaCTACTTTTAATGATACAAAAAAACTGTATCCCTATCGGCACTTTACTATATGAGgaaacattattttatacaaaCACTCCAGGGcggataaaaaagtaattttgggaCAGGGATGTGTGCCTTAAAGGTGCACTCCCTAATAGTAGCATAAGATTgtgatttaaatttgtattacctCCATGAGATGGATGATATTCCCAAATTTTGTGGTCTTTTCCGACTATTCCAATAGGAGCTTTACGGCGGTACTGTATATCACCTTCCTTAATTGTGGGTGGTATTAAGCGTGCTTCTTTTTCAACTGGAttatatttacctaattttaccTGACGTCTCCGTTGTCGACAATACGGTTGTTTACACACTGTAACAAAATAGTAAGATAaaaaagatgttggaaagcgATGTTCTACGTCTTTTGCACTGTTTGCTAATTTagtattttcgtttgtacccatTTGGTTTCCCGGgtagggaaaaaacgaaatttcttgcCATCCCCTGAAATtaagatttctcaaattttctttttgtttacgTTTTCACGTTGTTtatactgtttgtacatttaatattttcttttgtactCTTTTGGTCGCCCGACTagaggaaaatcaaaatttcgtaccATCCACCCAAAACTCAAATTTGCTTCTTgaatacgtttgtacgtcgtttgtactattTGTACATTTCGTAATATTTACGTTTGTACCCTGTTTGCTGCCCAGCtaagggaaaatcaaaatttcgtgccatctatccgaaattaaaatttctcaggcTTTCTGTTTGCATATGCTTGTGCGTCGTCCATAATGTTtgtatatttgatatttttgttgataGCCTCTTGGTTGTGCGAATAGTTCATGGCTAGGGGAAtatcaaaatttaatgcaaaagcGCAAAAACTTTGGATTTTCCtttagccgggcaaccaagaggttATAAACCAAAATATAAAACGTACAAATAGCACAAACGTCGTACAAacgttaataaaaagaaaattagagaaatttcaaTTTCGGTGAATGCGTGAAGTTAGCCTCCTTAAATCAATTTCGCCCCTAATTTCGTAATCATGTggatacaaacaaaaatattgggTTTCCAAACAGTTAAAACGACGTACAAAAGTAtggaaaaagaatatttaaaaaatgtggactTCGGGGGCCAACTTCACGGGGGTGGAATAAATGACTGATTCTACATTTACATTGTAAATCCTATTGTTTGaagtatgtaatttttaatatctcaCTCATTGTAGtaacaaaatagtatattgtgcatcAAGGGGGAGAACCATATCTTTTTCGACGAGTATAATTTTTTCAGTACGTGCTGTAAACGAATGGGCAAGTTCGAGCCGGAGTCGAGTACTGAAAATATACACGATTCATAAAGatttttcttacattctcatcagggaatctattagatttgtgtaaaatttgttcatcctagtttttttaaatgcatacatTGGtttgccagccattttggatcagaattaaaaaaagagcaccttttgaaaatttttgaggccacttttttcttaa comes from the Belonocnema kinseyi isolate 2016_QV_RU_SX_M_011 chromosome 6, B_treatae_v1, whole genome shotgun sequence genome and includes:
- the LOC117175428 gene encoding uncharacterized protein LOC117175428 — its product is MTQVAAAKHMQKSKQFVSMWVNRFKEVKNVDDFLNRGSVQSMPRRCQAIIDAEESAKQRPGPSQPLLPNQPPPRNVLKYHASDNNWYLNGALYGIPIEGTIVYYKAMEVCKQPYCRQRRRQVKLGKYNPVEKEARLIPPTIKEGDIQYRRKAPIGIVGKDHKIWEYHPSHGGKSRIVKAMDGDTLVLNGQWTTNTAYGIYDNYKKLYGYNNYIGHK